A stretch of Oncorhynchus gorbuscha isolate QuinsamMale2020 ecotype Even-year linkage group LG24, OgorEven_v1.0, whole genome shotgun sequence DNA encodes these proteins:
- the sh3bp5lb gene encoding SH3 domain-binding protein 5-like codes for MLHLWASKPPKHSRPRMEPGSSRESPFGSGGPDPSDIREETPGEEAEDGDNSILREEGGGNENTLDNMKTECEDDDDDTGQNVDAANEEGKYEEELDPRIQEELEHLNQASDEINKLELKLDDARSSYRRILTDSARKLNAQGSQLGTCIEKARPYYEARRLAKEAQQETQKAALRYERAVSMHTAAREMVYVAEQGLLADRNTLDPTWQEMLNHATSKVNEAEEERLRSEREHQRVTQLCQEAEQRVQTLQKSLKRFIIKSKPYFELKAQFNHLLEEHKAKVVQLEERVARVKMRYSVALRNLEQISEQIHAQRGRVRATRARPVACGGRSSPVGAEAEVKAAVGVQVGGACGGGGGLEEKDWADGEKTRQWVERHREQGWGHRESGEAGSDSMSVISLQTIASDLEKCDSVGHLGDLSDVSSLMGEDWERHRSLMAENRDRNPRAEERVVREVDIPAPRQDRLEVVRGVRGRQESFVKQHHRSVSL; via the exons ATGCTTCACCTCTGGGCGAGCAAACCTCCGAAACACAGTCGGCCACGAATGGAACCAGGAAGCTCGCGTGAAAGTCCATTCGGTTCCGGGGGTCCCGATCCGTCGGACATACGGGAGGAGACCCCCGGCGAAGAGGCTGAGGATGGGGACAACAGCATCctgagagaagaggggggagggaacGAAAACACTCTGGACAACATGAAAACAGAatgtgaggatgatgatgatgacacagGACAAAATGTTGATGCTGCTAATGAAGAAGGCAAATATGAAGAGGAATTGGACCCTAGAATTCAG gAGGAGCTAGAGCACCTCAATCAGGCCAGTGATGAAATCAACAAGCTGGAACTGAAACTGGAT gaTGCTAGGTCCAGCTACAGGAGGATCCTCACTGACTCAGCCAGGAAGCTCAATGCTCAGGGCTCCCAGCTAGGGACCTGCATTGAGAAGGCCAGGCCCTACTACGAAGCTCGCAGACTAGCCAAAGAG GCCCAGCAGGAGACTCAGAAGGCAGCGTTGCGGTACGAGAGAGCCGTCTCCATGCATACGGCTGCCAGAGAGATGGTGTACGTGGCAGAGCAGGGGCTCCTGGCAGACAGGAACACTCTGGACCCCACCTGGCAGGAGATGCTCAACCACGCCACCtccaag gTTAACGAGGCAGAGGAGGAGCGGCTGCGGAGCGAGAGGGAGCATCAGCGGGTCACTCAGCTGTGCCAGGAGGCAGAACAACGTGTCCAGACCCTCCAGAAATCCCTCAAGAGGTTCATCATCAAGTCCAAACCTTATTTCGAGCTCAAGGCTCAGTTCAACCACCTACTAGAG GAGCACAAGGCAAAGGTGGTGCAGCTGGAAGAACGCGTTGCAAGAGTAAAAATGCGCTACTCCGTCGCCCTGCGCAACCTGGAGCAAATCAGCGAGCAGATCCATGCCCAGAGGGGGCGTGTCCGAGCCACCAGGGCCCGCCCCGTAGCCTGCGGTGGGCGGAGCTCCCCAGTGGGGGCGGAGGCTGAGGTCAAAGCTGCGGTCGGGGTTCAGGTTGGAGGAGCATGTggcggaggaggagggttggaggagaAGGACTGGGCTGATGGAGAGAAGACCAGGCAGTGggtggagagacacagagagcagggctGGGGTCACAGGGAGAGTGGGGAGGCAGGGTCAGACTCCATGTCTGTCATCAGCCTCCAGACCATCGCCTCGGACCTGGAGAAGTGCGACTCGGTGGGGCACCTGGGGGACCTGAGTGACGTGAGCAGCCTGatgggagaggactgggagaggcaCCGGTCCCTGATGGCTGAGAACAGAGATAGGAACccaagggcagaggagagagttgtGAGGGAGGTGGACATCCCTGCTCCAAGGCAGGATAGATTGGAGGTggtgaggggggtgagagggagacaggagagctTTGTCAAGCAGCACCACAGAAGTGTGAGTTTGTGA